One SAR324 cluster bacterium DNA window includes the following coding sequences:
- a CDS encoding GFA family protein, whose amino-acid sequence MIKHQGGCHCGKVRFTTEYDPMLVSQCNCNRCRRLMGTVGVYTIYGSSDIEVTGESKSYDFMGGSGMPMHLHFCPECGTRTHAYADAFDGFMFLPIGAFDDNRELKPRIEYYRNYGLDWLTNDGCVEESFKEAAVVERMQALMENLDQRN is encoded by the coding sequence ATGATCAAGCATCAAGGTGGCTGTCACTGTGGGAAAGTTAGATTCACAACTGAGTATGATCCGATGTTGGTTTCCCAGTGCAACTGTAACCGCTGTAGAAGATTAATGGGTACCGTAGGAGTCTATACTATCTACGGTTCAAGTGATATTGAAGTGACAGGTGAATCCAAAAGCTATGACTTTATGGGTGGCAGTGGAATGCCAATGCATTTACATTTCTGTCCAGAATGTGGAACTCGTACACATGCTTATGCTGATGCTTTTGATGGTTTTATGTTCCTGCCAATTGGAGCTTTTGATGATAATAGAGAACTGAAGCCCCGAATTGAATATTATAGAAACTATGGCTTAGATTGGCTCACTAATGATGGTTGTGTCGAGGAGTCTTTTAAGGAGGCTGCCGTTGTCGAAAGAATGCAAGCACTAATGGAAAACTTGGATCAGCGCAATTAA